The following are from one region of the Amycolatopsis sp. QT-25 genome:
- the edd gene encoding phosphogluconate dehydratase has product MSTAPNVHPIIAQITERITTRSAETRAAYLDRVAASHAEGPMRRGLDCSNLAHGFAAMEGVDKAALRAVRAPGVAIVSSYNDMLSAHQPMQEYPALLKGSVRQAGGVAQFAGGVPAMCDGVTQGRPGMELSLFSREVIAMSTVIALSHDMFDAALLLGVCDKIVPGLLIGALSFGHLPAILVPAGPMNSGLPNKEKARVRQLYAEGKATREDLLDAEAASYHSAGTCTFYGTANSNQMVVEVMGLHLPGASFVQPNSPLRKALTEEAGRRVVKLSRGEEYTPISRVIDEKAVVNGVVALLATGGSTNHTMHLVAIAAAAGIQLTWDDFSELSAVVPLLARVYPNGSADINHFHAAGGIQFLVGTLLDAGLLHEDVQTVAGPGLHRYRQEPILSEGELVWRDVPTRSLDEDVLRPVWRPFAADGGLRMVAGNLGRGVLKVSAVAPEHRIVQASARVFTDQKSFKDAFEAGELDRDVVVVVRQQGPRANGMPELHGLTPALGVLMDRGHQVALVTDGRMSGASGKIPAAIQVTPEAAAGGPIARIADGDVIRLDAKAGTLDVFVGDEELARRELVDSPPSEASWTGTGRELFAALRRAVGPADQGASVFGPLMPEHFGAPAHTLTPVEVTQ; this is encoded by the coding sequence ATGAGCACCGCCCCGAACGTCCACCCCATCATCGCCCAAATCACCGAACGCATCACTACCCGCAGCGCCGAAACCCGCGCCGCGTACCTCGACCGTGTCGCCGCCTCCCATGCGGAAGGACCGATGCGGCGCGGCCTCGACTGCAGCAACCTCGCCCACGGCTTCGCCGCGATGGAAGGTGTCGACAAAGCGGCACTGCGTGCCGTGCGGGCGCCGGGCGTCGCGATCGTCTCCTCGTACAACGACATGCTTTCGGCGCACCAGCCGATGCAGGAATACCCCGCGCTGCTCAAGGGCTCGGTCCGTCAGGCCGGCGGGGTGGCGCAGTTCGCCGGTGGCGTGCCCGCGATGTGCGACGGCGTCACCCAGGGCCGTCCCGGGATGGAGCTGTCGCTGTTCAGCCGGGAGGTGATCGCGATGTCGACCGTGATCGCGCTTTCCCATGACATGTTCGACGCGGCACTGCTGCTCGGCGTCTGCGACAAGATCGTGCCGGGCCTGCTGATCGGGGCGCTGTCCTTCGGGCACCTCCCGGCGATCCTGGTGCCCGCCGGGCCGATGAACTCGGGTCTGCCGAACAAGGAGAAGGCGCGCGTGCGCCAGCTCTACGCCGAGGGCAAGGCGACCCGCGAAGACCTGCTGGACGCCGAAGCGGCTTCGTACCACTCGGCGGGAACGTGCACCTTCTACGGCACGGCCAACTCGAACCAGATGGTCGTCGAGGTGATGGGCCTGCACCTGCCGGGCGCCAGCTTCGTGCAGCCGAACTCGCCGCTGCGGAAGGCGCTCACCGAAGAGGCCGGACGCCGGGTGGTGAAGCTCTCGCGGGGCGAGGAGTACACGCCGATCTCGCGCGTGATCGACGAGAAGGCCGTCGTCAACGGCGTCGTCGCGCTGCTCGCCACCGGCGGTTCGACCAACCACACGATGCATCTCGTCGCGATCGCCGCGGCCGCGGGCATCCAGCTGACCTGGGACGACTTCTCCGAGCTGTCGGCCGTCGTCCCCCTGCTGGCGCGCGTGTACCCGAACGGCAGCGCCGACATCAACCACTTCCACGCCGCCGGGGGCATCCAGTTCCTGGTCGGCACGCTGCTCGACGCGGGGCTGCTGCACGAGGACGTCCAGACCGTCGCCGGACCGGGTCTGCACCGCTACCGGCAGGAACCGATCCTCTCCGAGGGGGAACTGGTCTGGCGTGACGTCCCGACGCGCAGCCTCGACGAGGACGTCCTGCGTCCCGTGTGGCGGCCGTTCGCCGCCGACGGCGGGCTGCGGATGGTGGCGGGCAATCTCGGCCGCGGGGTGCTGAAGGTGTCGGCCGTGGCGCCGGAGCACCGGATCGTGCAGGCCTCGGCGCGCGTGTTCACCGACCAGAAGTCCTTCAAGGACGCTTTCGAGGCCGGGGAGCTGGACCGCGATGTCGTCGTGGTCGTCCGGCAGCAGGGCCCGCGGGCCAATGGGATGCCGGAGCTGCACGGCCTCACCCCGGCGCTGGGGGTGCTGATGGACCGCGGGCACCAGGTGGCGTTGGTCACCGACGGCCGGATGTCGGGCGCGTCCGGGAAGATCCCGGCGGCGATCCAGGTGACCCCGGAAGCCGCCGCGGGCGGCCCGATCGCGCGGATCGCCGATGGTGACGTCATCCGTCTCGACGCCAAGGCCGGGACGCTCGACGTCTTCGTGGGTGACGAAGAACTCGCCCGCCGTGAACTGGTGGACTCCCCGCCTTCGGAGGCATCCTGGACCGGCACCGGCCGGGAGCTGTTCGCGGCGCTGCGCCGCGCGGTCGGTCCCGCCGACCAAGGCGCGAGCGTGTTCGGACCGCTCATGCCGGAACACTTCGGCGCTCCGGCGCACACGTTGACCCCTGTGGAGGTAACCCAGTGA
- a CDS encoding fumarate reductase/succinate dehydrogenase flavoprotein subunit, with the protein MTEVETFGYDVVVIGAGGAGLRAVIEARERGFSVAVVCKSLFGKAHTVMAEGGCAASMGNANSNDNWQVHFRDTMRGGKFLNNWRMAELHAKEAPDRVWELETYGALFDRTADGRISQRNFGGHTYPRLAHVGDRTGLELIRTMQQKIVSLQQEDFKETGDYEARIKVFAECTITELLTENGRISGAFGYWRESGRFILFETPAVVLATGGIGKSFKVTSNSWEYTGDGHALALRAGATLINMEFVQFHPTGMVWPPSVKGILVTEGVRGDGGVLKNTEDDRFMFSYVPDVFKGQYADSEEEADRWYTDADNNRRTPDLLPRDEVARAINTEVKEGRGSPHGGVFLDIASRLPAEEIRKRLPSMYHQFKELADVDITKEPMEVGPTCHYVMGGIEVDPDTASSSVPGLFAAGECSGGMHGSNRLGGNSLSDLLVFGRRAGLGAASYVAELKDRPKVGRSDVDAAAAMALAPFDPPGDGVEENPYSLHTELQQSMNDLVGIIRKAEEIERALEKLGELRERIKRVTVEGHRQFNPGWHLAVDLRNMLMVSECVARAALLRTESRGGHTRDDHPGMDARWRNKLLVCSATPGDNPVVPEIGIEAKEQTPLRQDLLELFELSELGKYYTDEELASHPGSPA; encoded by the coding sequence ATGACCGAGGTTGAAACGTTCGGCTACGACGTGGTGGTGATCGGGGCCGGCGGCGCCGGTCTCCGCGCGGTCATCGAGGCCCGTGAACGCGGCTTCAGCGTCGCGGTGGTGTGCAAATCGCTGTTCGGCAAGGCGCATACGGTGATGGCCGAAGGCGGCTGCGCGGCGTCGATGGGCAACGCGAACTCGAACGACAACTGGCAGGTGCACTTCCGCGACACCATGCGCGGCGGGAAGTTCCTCAACAACTGGCGGATGGCCGAACTCCACGCCAAGGAGGCGCCGGACCGGGTCTGGGAGCTGGAGACCTACGGCGCGCTGTTCGACCGCACCGCCGACGGCCGGATCAGCCAGCGCAACTTCGGCGGGCACACCTACCCGCGGCTGGCGCACGTCGGCGACCGCACCGGACTCGAACTGATCCGCACGATGCAGCAGAAAATCGTTTCACTGCAACAAGAGGACTTCAAGGAGACCGGTGACTACGAGGCGAGGATCAAGGTCTTCGCCGAATGCACGATCACCGAACTGCTGACCGAGAACGGCCGGATCTCGGGCGCCTTCGGGTACTGGCGGGAGAGTGGCCGGTTCATCCTGTTCGAGACACCGGCGGTCGTGCTGGCCACGGGCGGCATCGGGAAGTCGTTCAAGGTCACCTCCAACTCGTGGGAGTACACCGGCGACGGGCACGCGCTGGCGCTGCGGGCCGGGGCGACGCTCATCAACATGGAGTTCGTCCAGTTCCATCCGACCGGCATGGTCTGGCCGCCGAGTGTGAAGGGGATCCTGGTCACCGAAGGCGTCCGCGGTGACGGTGGGGTCCTCAAGAACACCGAGGACGACCGGTTCATGTTCTCCTACGTCCCCGATGTGTTCAAGGGACAGTACGCGGACAGCGAGGAAGAAGCCGATCGCTGGTACACCGACGCCGACAACAACCGCCGCACCCCGGACCTGCTGCCCCGCGACGAGGTCGCGCGCGCGATCAACACCGAGGTCAAGGAGGGCCGGGGATCGCCGCACGGCGGGGTCTTCCTCGACATCGCCAGCAGGCTGCCCGCGGAGGAGATCCGTAAACGGCTGCCGTCGATGTATCACCAGTTCAAGGAACTCGCCGACGTCGACATCACCAAGGAGCCGATGGAGGTCGGCCCCACCTGTCACTACGTGATGGGCGGGATCGAGGTCGACCCGGACACCGCGTCGTCGAGTGTGCCGGGGCTGTTCGCCGCGGGCGAGTGCTCGGGCGGGATGCACGGCTCGAACCGGCTCGGTGGCAACTCGCTTTCGGACCTGCTCGTCTTCGGCAGGCGCGCGGGCCTCGGCGCCGCCTCCTATGTGGCGGAACTGAAGGACCGCCCCAAGGTCGGCCGGTCCGATGTGGACGCCGCCGCGGCGATGGCGCTCGCGCCGTTCGACCCGCCGGGTGACGGCGTCGAGGAGAATCCGTACAGCCTGCACACCGAACTGCAGCAGTCGATGAACGACCTCGTCGGCATCATCCGGAAAGCCGAGGAGATCGAGCGGGCACTGGAGAAGCTCGGGGAGCTGCGGGAGCGGATCAAGCGGGTCACCGTCGAGGGACACCGGCAGTTCAATCCCGGTTGGCATCTCGCCGTCGACCTGCGCAACATGCTGATGGTCAGCGAATGCGTGGCGCGAGCCGCGCTGCTGCGCACCGAGAGCCGGGGCGGGCACACCCGCGACGACCATCCGGGCATGGACGCCCGCTGGCGCAACAAACTCCTGGTCTGCTCGGCCACGCCGGGCGACAACCCGGTGGTGCCGGAGATCGGCATCGAGGCCAAGGAACAGACCCCGCTGCGGCAGGACCTGCTGGAGCTTTTCGAACTGTCCGAGCTGGGGAAGTACTACACCGACGAAGAACTGGCCTCGCACCCCGGGAGTCCGGCATGA
- a CDS encoding succinate dehydrogenase/fumarate reductase iron-sulfur subunit translates to MSYKASFRVWRGDADSGELQDYRVEVNEGEVVLDIIHRLQATQASDLAVRWNCKAGKCGSCSAEINGKPRLLCMTRMSTFTEDEVITVTPMRTFPVIRDLVTDVSFNYTKAREIPSFTPPPELKPGEYRMQQMDVERSQEFRKCIECFLCQNTCHVVRDHEENKEAFAGPRYLMRIAELEMHPLDVADRRDEAQEEHGLGYCNITKCCSDVCPEGIHITDNALIPMKERVADRKYDPIVWLGNKLFRRDK, encoded by the coding sequence ATGAGCTACAAGGCGAGTTTCCGGGTCTGGCGCGGCGACGCCGATTCGGGTGAGCTGCAGGACTACCGCGTCGAGGTCAACGAGGGCGAGGTCGTCCTCGACATCATCCACCGGCTGCAGGCCACCCAGGCCTCGGATCTGGCGGTGCGGTGGAACTGCAAGGCGGGTAAATGCGGTTCGTGCTCGGCGGAGATCAACGGCAAGCCGCGGCTGCTGTGCATGACGCGGATGTCGACCTTCACCGAGGACGAGGTCATCACCGTGACGCCGATGCGGACGTTCCCGGTGATCCGCGACCTGGTGACCGACGTGTCGTTCAACTACACCAAGGCCCGTGAGATCCCCTCGTTCACCCCGCCGCCGGAGCTGAAGCCGGGGGAGTACCGGATGCAGCAAATGGACGTCGAGCGCTCGCAGGAGTTCCGCAAGTGCATCGAGTGCTTCCTGTGCCAGAACACCTGCCACGTGGTGCGGGACCACGAGGAGAACAAGGAGGCCTTCGCCGGACCTCGGTACCTGATGCGGATCGCCGAACTCGAAATGCATCCCCTCGACGTCGCCGACCGGCGGGACGAGGCGCAGGAGGAGCACGGACTCGGGTACTGCAACATCACCAAGTGCTGCTCGGACGTGTGCCCGGAGGGCATCCACATCACCGACAACGCGCTGATCCCGATGAAGGAACGCGTCGCGGACCGGAAGTACGACCCCATCGTGTGGCTGGGGAACAAACTGTTCCGGCGGGACAAGTAG
- a CDS encoding class I SAM-dependent methyltransferase has translation MANPDTTAELLSALPALPGGSVLVVGCGDGRYPRLFRREGARRVMGVDADQALIAVAQREEERDPVGISYEVHVPARLPVMGSFEIVVALPDTTEDFDAMVPRLNANLVPGGVLTVRASGGLPLARALQDAGFQDIEEHAAFHSARKPGG, from the coding sequence ATGGCGAACCCGGACACCACCGCGGAACTGTTGTCGGCCTTGCCTGCCCTGCCGGGTGGATCGGTGCTGGTCGTCGGCTGTGGGGACGGCCGGTATCCGCGGCTGTTCCGCCGCGAGGGCGCACGCCGGGTCATGGGGGTCGACGCGGATCAGGCACTGATCGCCGTCGCGCAACGGGAGGAGGAGCGGGATCCGGTCGGGATCTCCTACGAGGTGCACGTGCCGGCGAGACTGCCGGTGATGGGATCGTTCGAAATCGTGGTCGCGTTGCCGGACACCACCGAGGATTTCGACGCGATGGTCCCCCGGCTCAACGCCAATCTCGTCCCTGGCGGGGTGCTGACCGTACGGGCATCCGGAGGCCTCCCACTGGCGCGAGCCTTACAGGATGCGGGCTTCCAGGACATCGAAGAGCACGCTGCTTTCCACAGCGCCCGCAAGCCCGGTGGATGA